In one window of Excalfactoria chinensis isolate bCotChi1 chromosome 29, bCotChi1.hap2, whole genome shotgun sequence DNA:
- the LOC140263356 gene encoding E3 ubiquitin-protein ligase Itchy-like isoform X1, with product MKLGLGRAVWSCVTSFLRGQHKVLLCGMQEMDPNDWQRHTIYRHGTRSSRQMLWIWQKQITRMTLLQFFTGPCRLPVGGFADLIGSNGPQKFCVEKVGKENWFLEVTPVSIAWTFHPRRIMSS from the exons ATGAAGCTGGGCCTCGGGAGAGCAGTCTGGAGCTGCGTCACGAGCTTCCTGCGTGGCCAGCACAAG GTGCTCCTGTGTGGAATGCAAGAAATGGATCCGAATGACTGGCAGAGGCATACCATCTACCGGCATGGTACCAGAAGCAGCAGACAGATGCTGTGGATCTGGCAG aaacagataaCGAGAATGACGCTTCTACAGTTCTTTACTGGACCGTGCAGATTACCAGTGGGAGGATTTGCTGACCTCATAG GGAGCAACGGACCCCAAAAATTTTGCGTTGAGAAAGTTGGGAAGGAAAACTGGTTCCTAGAAGTCACTCCTG tttcaatCGCTTGGACTTTCCACCCAAGAAGAATTatgagcagctga
- the LOC140263356 gene encoding E3 ubiquitin-protein ligase Itchy-like isoform X2 — protein sequence MKLGLGRAVWSCVTSFLRGQHKVLLCGMQEMDPNDWQRHTIYRHGTRSSRQMLWIWQITRMTLLQFFTGPCRLPVGGFADLIGSNGPQKFCVEKVGKENWFLEVTPVSIAWTFHPRRIMSS from the exons ATGAAGCTGGGCCTCGGGAGAGCAGTCTGGAGCTGCGTCACGAGCTTCCTGCGTGGCCAGCACAAG GTGCTCCTGTGTGGAATGCAAGAAATGGATCCGAATGACTGGCAGAGGCATACCATCTACCGGCATGGTACCAGAAGCAGCAGACAGATGCTGTGGATCTGGCAG ataaCGAGAATGACGCTTCTACAGTTCTTTACTGGACCGTGCAGATTACCAGTGGGAGGATTTGCTGACCTCATAG GGAGCAACGGACCCCAAAAATTTTGCGTTGAGAAAGTTGGGAAGGAAAACTGGTTCCTAGAAGTCACTCCTG tttcaatCGCTTGGACTTTCCACCCAAGAAGAATTatgagcagctga